A region of Toxotes jaculatrix isolate fToxJac2 chromosome 23, fToxJac2.pri, whole genome shotgun sequence DNA encodes the following proteins:
- the arhgef11 gene encoding rho guanine nucleotide exchange factor 11 isoform X1 encodes MSLRQPTSTLDSRAANKKNANLFRLSSLTIGDSERKSSATQQREPMADIPAEGTGPGLVQRCVVVQKDQLGFGFTVCGERVKLVQNVRPGGAAVKAGVQEGDRIIKVNGSLVSSMSHQEVVKLIKSGTYVALTLQGPPPSAASLPLEPLPTDLTPNQRTSLGGEAPPPPPPPLPSGLGGNPSQRITGPKPLQDPEVQKHASQILRKMLEQEEAELQGLMEEQQRNPSPSLEERIESAKRRANQVRVKIQQDVEGMRSESIASYVIAGEGRLSMDSSEGDMEAFESPHSSPSFSFRTPLHRRQSSDTHTLSDSGGKAQIIGPEEEDEESDGYAFNEMDGPFQDIELLKTRPAHMTVFMRYVFTQLLDPNPLLFYLSVEAYLGSSPKDARALAPQICSHFLDPDAPLKIRVREEYLTDIESRLHAQEDIRGPLSELQQQVLPDIQDQIQDYRNKQMMGLGSLFGEGDLHHLDGDPAKEKQVVDRQVTALWEILSKHEEDRSSPLASAVLLYLRHSGIKLRDSKVFPGLSTEKEKWLAFLKTKKLSGTKKEKDGEDKKRNPILKYIGKPRATSQSTFHVPLSPNEVRPGSVRNIIQQFENHTETTGEEGGDAADPQRLSSSSLGEDSMESPTVSVRLARSESLKAQGEGRRRGVASGTESVPRSRSDVDMEDCGEEREGPGLRPLQHSTSSSASSSSARSLENPTPPYTPRSRRRSVDSPLALLPDAAALEDEVCDGQNWQDTVSPQLLATLSPREVDRQAVIYELFTTEVSHLRTLRVLDQVFFQKMRSVLNTDELACIFPNLPQVYELHASLCEAMKKRRETPIVQEIGDVMLARFEGAAGDEFQEQASQLCSQQSQALELIKNKQRKDPRFAHIIQECEASPHCRRLQLKDLLVSEMQRLTKYPLLLDNIIKHTEAGSSDLPSLQRAQVCCRGILQAVNEVVGETEHRQRLSQYQRRLDAAPQFKSLDLTTKRMIHEGPLTWKVSKDKQIEIQALLLSDCLVLLQRGPDDRLQLRYPSRWLGGGGGGGGDSKTSFSPLVKLDSLLVRSVATDNKALYVISTTERQIYELVAGTSSEKNTWKDLLEKAVSSADGSSPLISHGSMPITSPSIRSASPVSTDSNIDADSSVTGQSDSMAPHSSNNDIVLSDSTPVDQSGAFICGERQAAGVAEAALKDVETLRRLISQDLEDDGWSHDSDETPTNETANDGSSFAERQRPESLETVLSFSTNDWEAEPEEVPPSDTEQPNVQVIRKAVVAGPSSSSSVPDDITDDVTLPSDQSSKPRGNTFYLVMPTEQGESVTDDLNDPPTPTASHFPQSLDEVMSPQVQTEEETPAGGPGLSRSEALNLEREEETGQSQAGSQSHVIKNVDEIFHTIEGLMSKLRQLKEIEKAHHKLLKTLTHSVNQESGDQRCPSATVSRTPSLDRGSGESKEGSPAEPKIQSTGF; translated from the exons ATGAGTCTCCGCCAACCCACCTCGACACTGGACAG CAGGGCAGCCAATAAGAAAAACGCCAACCTGTTCAG GCTCAGCAGTCTGACCATCGGGGACTCGGAGCGCAAATCCTCTGCCACCCAGCAGAGGGAGCCAATGGCCGACATCCCTGCTGAGGGCACGG GTCCCGGTCTTGTTCAGAGATGTGTGGTTGTGCAGAAGGACCAGCTTGGTTTCGGCTTCacagtgtgtggagagagagttAAGCTAGTGCAGAATGTCCGACCAG GTGGTGCAGCAGTCAAAGCCGGGGTTCAAGAAGGGGACCGCATCATAAAG GTGAACGGCTCACTGGTGTCCTCCATGTCCCATCAGGAGGTGGTAAAGCTCATCAAAT CTGGAACGTACGTAGCTCTGACACTACAAGGACCTCCCCCCTCAGCCGCCTCCTTGCCCTTAGAACCCCTCCCCACTGACCTCACACCCAATCAAAGAACATCTCTGGGTGGGGaggctccacctccaccacctccacccctgCCCTCTGGACTCGGTGGCAACCCTTCCCAAAGAATCACGGGACCCAAACCACTACAG gaccCAGAAGTACAAAAACATGCCTCTCAGATACTCAGGAAAATGCTGGAGCAGGAAGAAGCTGAACTGcag GGCTtgatggaggagcagcagaggaaccCATCGCCGTCACTGGAGGAGCGCATCGAAAGTGCCAAGAGGAGAGCGAACCAAGTCAGGGTCAAGATTCAGCAAGATGTG GAGGGAATGCGATCAGAATCTATCGCGAGTTATGTCATAGCAGGAGAag GTCGACTGTCAATGGACTCAAGCGAAGGCGACATGGAG gcCTTTGAGAGTCCCCACTCCTCCCCCTCATTCTCCTTCAGGACCCCCCTACACCGACGGCAGAGCTccgacacacacaccctctctgaTTCG GGTGGAAAGGCGCAGATCATCGGccctgaggaagaggatgaagaaagTGACGGCTATGCATTTAATGAG ATGGACGGTCCGTTCCAGGACATTGAGTTGTTGAAAACACGACCAGCACACATGACAGTGTTCATGAGATATGTCTTCACCCAGCTTCTGGACCCCAACCCTTTG CTGTTTTACCTGTCGGTGGAGGCATACCTGGGCTCCAGCCCTAAAGATGCCCGCGCACTTGCACCCCAGATCTGTTCCCATTTTCTGGACCCTGATGCT cctttgaaaatcagagtacGAGAGGAGTATCTCACAGATATTG AGAGTCGACTACATGCCCAGGAGGACATCAGAGGACCcctgtctgagctgcagcagcaggtgctgCCAGATATTCAGGACCAGATACAAGACTACAG GAACAAGCAGATGATGGGTCTTGGCTCTCTGTTTGGAGAAGGAGACCTGCATCACCTTGATGGAGACCCTGCGAAAGAGAAACAAGTGGTGGACAGACAGGTTACTGCCCTCTGGGAGATATT ATCAAAGCACGAAGAGGACAGAAG TTCTCCTCTGGCGTCAGCAGTCCTCCTGTACCTGCGTCATTCTGGTATCAAGCTAAGAGATTCCAAGGTCTTCCCAGGTTTGAGtacagagaaggagaagtgGCTCGCGTtcttaaagacaaaaaag ctgaGTGGTaccaagaaagagaaagatggagaggataAAAAGAGAAACCCCATCCTGAAGTACATCGGAAAACCCCGAGCCACATCCCAGTCca CATTCCATGTCCCGTTGTCACCCAACGAAG TCCGTCCTGGCAGTGTGAGGAACATCATCCAGCAGTTTGAGAATCACACAGAGACGacgggagaggagggaggtgacGCTGCCGACCCCCAGAggctctcctccagcagcctgGGAGAAGACAGCATGGAGAG CCCTACGGTCTCAGTGCGTCTGGCACGCAGCGAGTCGTTGAAGGCTCAGGGAGAAGGGCGTCGGCGGGGTGTTGCCTCAGGGACAGAGTCTGTCCCCCGCTCTCGCAGCGATGTGGACATGGAGGACtgtggggaggagagggaggggccGGGCCTCAGGccactgcagcacagcacatcATCATCTGCGTCCAGCAGCTCTGCACG GTCTCTAGAGAACCCTACACCCCCATACACCCCTCGGTCTAGACGCAG GAGTGTGGACTCACCGTTGGCTCTGCTACCGGACGCTGCAGCGCTGGAGGATGAAGTGTGCGACGGTCAGAACTGGCAGGACACGGTGTCTCCTCAGCTCCTCGCCACGCTCAGCCCGAGGGAGGTGGACAGACAGGCCGTCATTTATG AGCTGTTCACCACAGAGGTGTCCCACCTGCGGACCTTGCGGGTCCTGGACCAGGTCTTTTTCCAGAAGATGAGGTCTGTGCTGAACACTGATGAGCTGGCCTGCATCTTCCCCAACCTGCCGCAGGTCTACGAACTCCacg CAAGTCTGTGCGAAGCGATGAAGAAGCGCAGAGAAACTCCCATCGTTCAGGAAATCGGGGACGTTATGCTGGCCAGG TTTGAAGGTGCAGCCGGAGACGAGTTTCAGGAACAGGCGTCCCAGCTGTGCAGTCAGCAGTCTCAGGCGCTAGAACTCATCAAGAACAAACAACGTAAAGACCCTCGCTTCGCTCACATCatccag GAGTGTGAGGCGAGTCCTCACTGTCGGAGGCTGCAGCTTAAAGACCTGCTGGTGTCTGAGATGCAGAGACTCACCAAGTACCCTCTGCTGCTGGACAACATcattaaacacacagagg CTGGTTCATCGGACCTCCCCTCACTCCAGCGAGCCCAGGTTTGTTGCCGAGGGATACTGCAGGCTGTCAACGAGGTCGTCGGGGAAACAGAACACCGGCAACGTCTCAGCCAATACCAACGCAGGCTGGATGCTGCCCCTCAATTCAAG AGTCTCGACCTGACCACAAAGAGAATGATTCACGAAGGTCCTCTCACCTGGAAAGTGAGCAAAGATAAACAGATAG AGATCCAAGCgctgctgctgtcagattgCCTGGTCCTTCTGCAGAGAGGCCCAGACGACCGGCTGCAACTGCGATATCCATCCCGCTGGCTGGGTGGAGGCGGAGGAGGCGGCGGAGACAGCAAGACCTCCTTCAGCCCTCTGGTGAAGCTGGACTCACTGCTGGTCCGCTCAGTAGCTACGG ACAACAAAGCTCTCTATGTCATCAGCACCACAGAGAGGCAGATCTATGAACTGGTGGCTGGGACGTCATCAGAGAAAAACAC CTGGAAAGATTTACTTGAAAAAGCCGTCTCATCGGCCGATGGCTCATCGCCCCTGATCAGTCACGGATCTATGCCAATAAC TTCCCCCAGTATCCGCAGTGCGTCCCCAGTCTCGACCGACAGCAATATCGATGCAG ACAGTTCAGTGACCGGGCAGTCAGATTCCATGGCACCGCATTCCTCCAACAACGACATCGTGCTCTCCGACAGCACACCTGTGGACCAATCAGGAGCTTTCATTTGTGGTGAAAGACAAGCAGCTGGTGTGGCAGAGGCTGCTTTAAAAGACG TTGAAACACTACGGCGGCTCATATCACAAGACCTGGAAGACGACGGATGGAGCCACGACTCAGATGAAACGCCCACCAACGAGACGGCCAACGACGGGAGCTCGTTCGCTGAAAGACAGCGGCCGGAGTCTTTGGAGACCGTCCTCAGCTTCAGCACCAACGACTGGGAGGCTGAGCCTGAAGAGGTTCCGCCCTCAGACACGGAACAACCCAACGTTCAGGTCATAAGGAAAG CTGTGGTTGCGggtccttcttcttcttcttctgtccccGACGACATTACTGATGATGTCACCCTCCCCTCCGACCAATCATCCAAGCCGAGAG GGAACACTTTCTACTTGGTAATGCCaacagagcagggagagagtGTCACTGATGACCTCAACGACCCTCCTACCCCCACCGCCAGCCACTTCCCTCAGTCTCTGGATGAAGTGATGTCACCACAAGTGCAGACGGAAGAGGAAACGCCAGCCGGTGGTCCAGGACTCAGCCGGTCAGAGGCTTTGAACCTGGAACGGGAGGAAGAAACGGGTCAATCGCAGGCCGGGTCCCAGAGTCACGTGATCAAAAACGTGGATGAGATTTTCCACACGATTGAGGGTTTGATGAGCAAGCTGCGCCAGCTGAAG GAAATAGAAAAGGCTCATCACAAGCTTTTGAAAaccctcacacactctgtcaATCAGGAGTCAGGGGACCAACGATGTCCCTCAGCAACCGTCTCCAGGACGCCATCTTTGGATCGCGGCTCAGGAGAAA GCAAAGAAGGAAGTCCAGCAGAACCCAAGATTCAGTCAACTGGATTCTGA
- the arhgef11 gene encoding rho guanine nucleotide exchange factor 11 isoform X4, translating into MSLRQPTSTLDSRAANKKNANLFRLSSLTIGDSERKSSATQQREPMADIPAEGTGPGLVQRCVVVQKDQLGFGFTVCGERVKLVQNVRPGGAAVKAGVQEGDRIIKVNGSLVSSMSHQEVVKLIKSGTYVALTLQGPPPSAASLPLEPLPTDLTPNQRTSLGGEAPPPPPPPLPSGLGGNPSQRITGPKPLQDPEVQKHASQILRKMLEQEEAELQGLMEEQQRNPSPSLEERIESAKRRANQVRVKIQQDVEGMRSESIASYVIAGEGRLSMDSSEGDMEAFESPHSSPSFSFRTPLHRRQSSDTHTLSDSGGKAQIIGPEEEDEESDGYAFNEMDGPFQDIELLKTRPAHMTVFMRYVFTQLLDPNPLLFYLSVEAYLGSSPKDARALAPQICSHFLDPDAPLKIRVREEYLTDIESRLHAQEDIRGPLSELQQQVLPDIQDQIQDYRNKQMMGLGSLFGEGDLHHLDGDPAKEKQVVDRQVTALWEILSKHEEDRSSPLASAVLLYLRHSGIKLRDSKVFPGLSTEKEKWLAFLKTKKLSGTKKEKDGEDKKRNPILKYIGKPRATSQSTFHVPLSPNEVRPGSVRNIIQQFENHTETTGEEGGDAADPQRLSSSSLGEDSMESPTVSVRLARSESLKAQGEGRRRGVASGTESVPRSRSDVDMEDCGEEREGPGLRPLQHSTSSSASSSSARSLENPTPPYTPRSRRRSVDSPLALLPDAAALEDEVCDGQNWQDTVSPQLLATLSPREVDRQAVIYELFTTEVSHLRTLRVLDQVFFQKMRSVLNTDELACIFPNLPQVYELHASLCEAMKKRRETPIVQEIGDVMLARFEGAAGDEFQEQASQLCSQQSQALELIKNKQRKDPRFAHIIQECEASPHCRRLQLKDLLVSEMQRLTKYPLLLDNIIKHTEAGSSDLPSLQRAQVCCRGILQAVNEVVGETEHRQRLSQYQRRLDAAPQFKSLDLTTKRMIHEGPLTWKVSKDKQIEIQALLLSDCLVLLQRGPDDRLQLRYPSRWLGGGGGGGGDSKTSFSPLVKLDSLLVRSVATDNKALYVISTTERQIYELVAGTSSEKNTWKDLLEKAVSSADGSSPLISHGSMPITSPSIRSASPVSTDSNIDADSSVTGQSDSMAPHSSNNDIVLSDSTPVDQSGAFICGERQAAGVAEAALKDVETLRRLISQDLEDDGWSHDSDETPTNETANDGSSFAERQRPESLETVLSFSTNDWEAEPEEVPPSDTEQPNVQVIRKGNTFYLVMPTEQGESVTDDLNDPPTPTASHFPQSLDEVMSPQVQTEEETPAGGPGLSRSEALNLEREEETGQSQAGSQSHVIKNVDEIFHTIEGLMSKLRQLKEIEKAHHKLLKTLTHSVNQESGDQRCPSATVSRTPSLDRGSGESKEGSPAEPKIQSTGF; encoded by the exons ATGAGTCTCCGCCAACCCACCTCGACACTGGACAG CAGGGCAGCCAATAAGAAAAACGCCAACCTGTTCAG GCTCAGCAGTCTGACCATCGGGGACTCGGAGCGCAAATCCTCTGCCACCCAGCAGAGGGAGCCAATGGCCGACATCCCTGCTGAGGGCACGG GTCCCGGTCTTGTTCAGAGATGTGTGGTTGTGCAGAAGGACCAGCTTGGTTTCGGCTTCacagtgtgtggagagagagttAAGCTAGTGCAGAATGTCCGACCAG GTGGTGCAGCAGTCAAAGCCGGGGTTCAAGAAGGGGACCGCATCATAAAG GTGAACGGCTCACTGGTGTCCTCCATGTCCCATCAGGAGGTGGTAAAGCTCATCAAAT CTGGAACGTACGTAGCTCTGACACTACAAGGACCTCCCCCCTCAGCCGCCTCCTTGCCCTTAGAACCCCTCCCCACTGACCTCACACCCAATCAAAGAACATCTCTGGGTGGGGaggctccacctccaccacctccacccctgCCCTCTGGACTCGGTGGCAACCCTTCCCAAAGAATCACGGGACCCAAACCACTACAG gaccCAGAAGTACAAAAACATGCCTCTCAGATACTCAGGAAAATGCTGGAGCAGGAAGAAGCTGAACTGcag GGCTtgatggaggagcagcagaggaaccCATCGCCGTCACTGGAGGAGCGCATCGAAAGTGCCAAGAGGAGAGCGAACCAAGTCAGGGTCAAGATTCAGCAAGATGTG GAGGGAATGCGATCAGAATCTATCGCGAGTTATGTCATAGCAGGAGAag GTCGACTGTCAATGGACTCAAGCGAAGGCGACATGGAG gcCTTTGAGAGTCCCCACTCCTCCCCCTCATTCTCCTTCAGGACCCCCCTACACCGACGGCAGAGCTccgacacacacaccctctctgaTTCG GGTGGAAAGGCGCAGATCATCGGccctgaggaagaggatgaagaaagTGACGGCTATGCATTTAATGAG ATGGACGGTCCGTTCCAGGACATTGAGTTGTTGAAAACACGACCAGCACACATGACAGTGTTCATGAGATATGTCTTCACCCAGCTTCTGGACCCCAACCCTTTG CTGTTTTACCTGTCGGTGGAGGCATACCTGGGCTCCAGCCCTAAAGATGCCCGCGCACTTGCACCCCAGATCTGTTCCCATTTTCTGGACCCTGATGCT cctttgaaaatcagagtacGAGAGGAGTATCTCACAGATATTG AGAGTCGACTACATGCCCAGGAGGACATCAGAGGACCcctgtctgagctgcagcagcaggtgctgCCAGATATTCAGGACCAGATACAAGACTACAG GAACAAGCAGATGATGGGTCTTGGCTCTCTGTTTGGAGAAGGAGACCTGCATCACCTTGATGGAGACCCTGCGAAAGAGAAACAAGTGGTGGACAGACAGGTTACTGCCCTCTGGGAGATATT ATCAAAGCACGAAGAGGACAGAAG TTCTCCTCTGGCGTCAGCAGTCCTCCTGTACCTGCGTCATTCTGGTATCAAGCTAAGAGATTCCAAGGTCTTCCCAGGTTTGAGtacagagaaggagaagtgGCTCGCGTtcttaaagacaaaaaag ctgaGTGGTaccaagaaagagaaagatggagaggataAAAAGAGAAACCCCATCCTGAAGTACATCGGAAAACCCCGAGCCACATCCCAGTCca CATTCCATGTCCCGTTGTCACCCAACGAAG TCCGTCCTGGCAGTGTGAGGAACATCATCCAGCAGTTTGAGAATCACACAGAGACGacgggagaggagggaggtgacGCTGCCGACCCCCAGAggctctcctccagcagcctgGGAGAAGACAGCATGGAGAG CCCTACGGTCTCAGTGCGTCTGGCACGCAGCGAGTCGTTGAAGGCTCAGGGAGAAGGGCGTCGGCGGGGTGTTGCCTCAGGGACAGAGTCTGTCCCCCGCTCTCGCAGCGATGTGGACATGGAGGACtgtggggaggagagggaggggccGGGCCTCAGGccactgcagcacagcacatcATCATCTGCGTCCAGCAGCTCTGCACG GTCTCTAGAGAACCCTACACCCCCATACACCCCTCGGTCTAGACGCAG GAGTGTGGACTCACCGTTGGCTCTGCTACCGGACGCTGCAGCGCTGGAGGATGAAGTGTGCGACGGTCAGAACTGGCAGGACACGGTGTCTCCTCAGCTCCTCGCCACGCTCAGCCCGAGGGAGGTGGACAGACAGGCCGTCATTTATG AGCTGTTCACCACAGAGGTGTCCCACCTGCGGACCTTGCGGGTCCTGGACCAGGTCTTTTTCCAGAAGATGAGGTCTGTGCTGAACACTGATGAGCTGGCCTGCATCTTCCCCAACCTGCCGCAGGTCTACGAACTCCacg CAAGTCTGTGCGAAGCGATGAAGAAGCGCAGAGAAACTCCCATCGTTCAGGAAATCGGGGACGTTATGCTGGCCAGG TTTGAAGGTGCAGCCGGAGACGAGTTTCAGGAACAGGCGTCCCAGCTGTGCAGTCAGCAGTCTCAGGCGCTAGAACTCATCAAGAACAAACAACGTAAAGACCCTCGCTTCGCTCACATCatccag GAGTGTGAGGCGAGTCCTCACTGTCGGAGGCTGCAGCTTAAAGACCTGCTGGTGTCTGAGATGCAGAGACTCACCAAGTACCCTCTGCTGCTGGACAACATcattaaacacacagagg CTGGTTCATCGGACCTCCCCTCACTCCAGCGAGCCCAGGTTTGTTGCCGAGGGATACTGCAGGCTGTCAACGAGGTCGTCGGGGAAACAGAACACCGGCAACGTCTCAGCCAATACCAACGCAGGCTGGATGCTGCCCCTCAATTCAAG AGTCTCGACCTGACCACAAAGAGAATGATTCACGAAGGTCCTCTCACCTGGAAAGTGAGCAAAGATAAACAGATAG AGATCCAAGCgctgctgctgtcagattgCCTGGTCCTTCTGCAGAGAGGCCCAGACGACCGGCTGCAACTGCGATATCCATCCCGCTGGCTGGGTGGAGGCGGAGGAGGCGGCGGAGACAGCAAGACCTCCTTCAGCCCTCTGGTGAAGCTGGACTCACTGCTGGTCCGCTCAGTAGCTACGG ACAACAAAGCTCTCTATGTCATCAGCACCACAGAGAGGCAGATCTATGAACTGGTGGCTGGGACGTCATCAGAGAAAAACAC CTGGAAAGATTTACTTGAAAAAGCCGTCTCATCGGCCGATGGCTCATCGCCCCTGATCAGTCACGGATCTATGCCAATAAC TTCCCCCAGTATCCGCAGTGCGTCCCCAGTCTCGACCGACAGCAATATCGATGCAG ACAGTTCAGTGACCGGGCAGTCAGATTCCATGGCACCGCATTCCTCCAACAACGACATCGTGCTCTCCGACAGCACACCTGTGGACCAATCAGGAGCTTTCATTTGTGGTGAAAGACAAGCAGCTGGTGTGGCAGAGGCTGCTTTAAAAGACG TTGAAACACTACGGCGGCTCATATCACAAGACCTGGAAGACGACGGATGGAGCCACGACTCAGATGAAACGCCCACCAACGAGACGGCCAACGACGGGAGCTCGTTCGCTGAAAGACAGCGGCCGGAGTCTTTGGAGACCGTCCTCAGCTTCAGCACCAACGACTGGGAGGCTGAGCCTGAAGAGGTTCCGCCCTCAGACACGGAACAACCCAACGTTCAGGTCATAAGGAAAG GGAACACTTTCTACTTGGTAATGCCaacagagcagggagagagtGTCACTGATGACCTCAACGACCCTCCTACCCCCACCGCCAGCCACTTCCCTCAGTCTCTGGATGAAGTGATGTCACCACAAGTGCAGACGGAAGAGGAAACGCCAGCCGGTGGTCCAGGACTCAGCCGGTCAGAGGCTTTGAACCTGGAACGGGAGGAAGAAACGGGTCAATCGCAGGCCGGGTCCCAGAGTCACGTGATCAAAAACGTGGATGAGATTTTCCACACGATTGAGGGTTTGATGAGCAAGCTGCGCCAGCTGAAG GAAATAGAAAAGGCTCATCACAAGCTTTTGAAAaccctcacacactctgtcaATCAGGAGTCAGGGGACCAACGATGTCCCTCAGCAACCGTCTCCAGGACGCCATCTTTGGATCGCGGCTCAGGAGAAA GCAAAGAAGGAAGTCCAGCAGAACCCAAGATTCAGTCAACTGGATTCTGA